Proteins from a genomic interval of Capsicum annuum cultivar UCD-10X-F1 chromosome 4, UCD10Xv1.1, whole genome shotgun sequence:
- the LOC107867613 gene encoding uncharacterized protein LOC107867613 isoform X1 translates to MGSSSSLATALKSLFVVLGCLVIGSIIYTLLTDGFPSFKELNPWMVVNLIDFYVHVFVIGSWVVYKESNWINAILWVVLLVCLGSLATCVYIVLQLLKLSTQESLQDPIYFVLLRRQEKNETERQRKCSLLTARILSLALSSLMLGILIYTSVTDGSPVRRDLFTPWMIVEIIAFFVNAIALSVWVAYKESSWLSVAILTILINLSGGTTTCAYIAVQLFRLSSEDPVYLVLFSNRNREKKRE, encoded by the exons ATgggatcatcatcatcattagcaACTGCATTAAAGAGTCTGTTCGTCGTATTGGGATGTTTGGTTATAGGCAGCATCATCTACACTCTCCTCACTGATGGTTTCCCTTCCTTCAAAGAACTCAACCC GTGGATGGTGGTAAACCTGATAGATTTCTACGTCCATGTTTTTGTAATAGGG TCGTGGGTTGTCTACAAGGAATCCAACTGGATTAATGCAATACTTTGGGTGGTCTTGCTAGTATGTTTAGGAAG CCTTGCTACATGTGTCTACATTGTGTTGCAATTGCTGAAGCTTTCAACTCAGGAATCTTTACAGGATCCTATTTACTTTGTCCTATTACGACGGCAGGAAAA GAATGAAACAGAACGACAGAGGAAGTGTTCTCTTTTAACTGCAAGAATTCTATCTCTTGCTTTGAGCAGTCTGATGCTAGGGATATTGATATACACTAGTGTAACTGATGGTTCTCCAGTTCGCAGAGATCTTTTCACTCC GTGGATGATAGTAGAAATAATTGCATTCTTTGTCAATGCTATAGCTCTTTCG GTCTGGGTTGCTTATAAGGAATCAAGTTGGCTTAGTGTAGCTATTTTGACAATACTAATAAATTTGTCTGGCGG CACCACTACATGTGCCTATATTGCTGTTCAGCTTTTCCGTCTCTCATCTGAAGATCCCGTCTACCTTGTTCTTTTCAGCAACCGCAACAG GGAGAAAAAGAGGGAATGA
- the LOC107867612 gene encoding uncharacterized protein LOC107867612 isoform X2, with amino-acid sequence MVAASLAIALKTLFAVLGCLVTATVVYTVATDGLPFRKELLTPWMAATLIDFYIHVFIIGSWVVYKESYWITAILWAVLLVCLGSITTCGYIVLQLLKLSTQESLQDPIYSVLLRHQKKTETEQQRKCSLLTARILSLALGCLMLGTLIYTIVTDGSPFRRDVFTPWLSATIIDFYVSVVALSVWIAYKESSWPSAALWIILLICLGSTFTCAYIALQLFSLSSQDPVYLILFRSRNRKRV; translated from the exons ATGGTAGCAGCATCATTAGCAATTGCCTTAAAGACTCTCTTCGCGGTATTGGGATGTTTAGTTACAGCGACAgtagtctacaccgtcgccactGATGGCCTCCCTTTCCGCAAAGAACTTCTCACCCC GTGGATGGCAGCAACCCTGATAGATTTCTACATACATGTGTTTATAATAGGG TCGTGGGTTGTCTACAAGGAATCCTACTGGATTACTGCAATACTTTGGGCGGTCTTGCTAGTATGTTTAGGAAG CATTACTACATGCGGCTACATCGTATTGCAATTGCTAAAGCTTTCAACTCAGGAATCTTTACAGGATCCAATTTACTCCGTCTTATTACGACACCAGAAAAA GACTGAAACAGAACAACAGAGGAAGTGTTCTCTTTTAACTGCAAGAATTCTATCTCTGGCTTTGGGCTGTCTGATGCTAGGGACATTGATTTACACCATTGTAACTGATGGTTCTCCATTTCGCAGAGATGTTTTTACTCC GTGGCTGTCAGCAACAATAATTGATTTCTATGTCAGTGTTGTGGCTCTATCA GTTTGGATTGCATATAAGGAATCAAGTTGGCCGAGTGCAGCTCTTTGGATAATACTACTAATTTGTCTTGGCAG CACCTTCACATGTGCCTATATTGCTCTTCAACTTTTCAGTCTCTCGTCTCAAGATCCCGTCTACCTTATTCTTTTCCGCAGTCGCAACAG AAAACGGGTATGA
- the LOC107867613 gene encoding uncharacterized protein LOC107867613 isoform X2 gives MGSSSSLATALKSLFVVLGCLVIGSIIYTLLTDGFPSFKELNPWMVVNLIDFYVHVFVIGSWVVYKESNWINAILWVVLLVCLGSLATCVYIVLQLLKLSTQESLQDPIYFVLLRRQEKNETERQRKCSLLTARILSLALSSLMLGILIYTSVTDGSPVRRDLFTPWMIVEIIAFFVNAIALSHHYMCLYCCSAFPSLI, from the exons ATgggatcatcatcatcattagcaACTGCATTAAAGAGTCTGTTCGTCGTATTGGGATGTTTGGTTATAGGCAGCATCATCTACACTCTCCTCACTGATGGTTTCCCTTCCTTCAAAGAACTCAACCC GTGGATGGTGGTAAACCTGATAGATTTCTACGTCCATGTTTTTGTAATAGGG TCGTGGGTTGTCTACAAGGAATCCAACTGGATTAATGCAATACTTTGGGTGGTCTTGCTAGTATGTTTAGGAAG CCTTGCTACATGTGTCTACATTGTGTTGCAATTGCTGAAGCTTTCAACTCAGGAATCTTTACAGGATCCTATTTACTTTGTCCTATTACGACGGCAGGAAAA GAATGAAACAGAACGACAGAGGAAGTGTTCTCTTTTAACTGCAAGAATTCTATCTCTTGCTTTGAGCAGTCTGATGCTAGGGATATTGATATACACTAGTGTAACTGATGGTTCTCCAGTTCGCAGAGATCTTTTCACTCC GTGGATGATAGTAGAAATAATTGCATTCTTTGTCAATGCTATAGCTCTTTCG CACCACTACATGTGCCTATATTGCTGTTCAGCTTTTCCGTCTCTCATCTGA
- the LOC107867612 gene encoding uncharacterized protein LOC107867612 isoform X3: MVAASLAIALKTLFAVLGCLVTATVVYTVATDGLPFRKELLTPWMAATLIDFYIHVFIIGSWVVYKESYWITAILWAVLLVCLGSITTCGYIVLQLLKLSTQESLQDPIYSVLLRHQKKTETEQQRKCSLLTARILSLALGCLMLGTLIYTIVTDGSPFRRDVFTPWLSATIIDFYVSVVALSVWIAYKESSWPSAALWIILLICLGSLSSQDPVYLILFRSRNRTENGYEGTSQTESIVD; encoded by the exons ATGGTAGCAGCATCATTAGCAATTGCCTTAAAGACTCTCTTCGCGGTATTGGGATGTTTAGTTACAGCGACAgtagtctacaccgtcgccactGATGGCCTCCCTTTCCGCAAAGAACTTCTCACCCC GTGGATGGCAGCAACCCTGATAGATTTCTACATACATGTGTTTATAATAGGG TCGTGGGTTGTCTACAAGGAATCCTACTGGATTACTGCAATACTTTGGGCGGTCTTGCTAGTATGTTTAGGAAG CATTACTACATGCGGCTACATCGTATTGCAATTGCTAAAGCTTTCAACTCAGGAATCTTTACAGGATCCAATTTACTCCGTCTTATTACGACACCAGAAAAA GACTGAAACAGAACAACAGAGGAAGTGTTCTCTTTTAACTGCAAGAATTCTATCTCTGGCTTTGGGCTGTCTGATGCTAGGGACATTGATTTACACCATTGTAACTGATGGTTCTCCATTTCGCAGAGATGTTTTTACTCC GTGGCTGTCAGCAACAATAATTGATTTCTATGTCAGTGTTGTGGCTCTATCA GTTTGGATTGCATATAAGGAATCAAGTTGGCCGAGTGCAGCTCTTTGGATAATACTACTAATTTGTCTTGGCAG TCTCTCGTCTCAAGATCCCGTCTACCTTATTCTTTTCCGCAGTCGCAACAG GACAGAAAACGGGTATGAAGGAACGTCTCAAACTGAGAGCATTGTCGATTGA
- the LOC107867612 gene encoding uncharacterized protein LOC107867612 isoform X1 produces the protein MVAASLAIALKTLFAVLGCLVTATVVYTVATDGLPFRKELLTPWMAATLIDFYIHVFIIGSWVVYKESYWITAILWAVLLVCLGSITTCGYIVLQLLKLSTQESLQDPIYSVLLRHQKKTETEQQRKCSLLTARILSLALGCLMLGTLIYTIVTDGSPFRRDVFTPWLSATIIDFYVSVVALSVWIAYKESSWPSAALWIILLICLGSTFTCAYIALQLFSLSSQDPVYLILFRSRNRTENGYEGTSQTESIVD, from the exons ATGGTAGCAGCATCATTAGCAATTGCCTTAAAGACTCTCTTCGCGGTATTGGGATGTTTAGTTACAGCGACAgtagtctacaccgtcgccactGATGGCCTCCCTTTCCGCAAAGAACTTCTCACCCC GTGGATGGCAGCAACCCTGATAGATTTCTACATACATGTGTTTATAATAGGG TCGTGGGTTGTCTACAAGGAATCCTACTGGATTACTGCAATACTTTGGGCGGTCTTGCTAGTATGTTTAGGAAG CATTACTACATGCGGCTACATCGTATTGCAATTGCTAAAGCTTTCAACTCAGGAATCTTTACAGGATCCAATTTACTCCGTCTTATTACGACACCAGAAAAA GACTGAAACAGAACAACAGAGGAAGTGTTCTCTTTTAACTGCAAGAATTCTATCTCTGGCTTTGGGCTGTCTGATGCTAGGGACATTGATTTACACCATTGTAACTGATGGTTCTCCATTTCGCAGAGATGTTTTTACTCC GTGGCTGTCAGCAACAATAATTGATTTCTATGTCAGTGTTGTGGCTCTATCA GTTTGGATTGCATATAAGGAATCAAGTTGGCCGAGTGCAGCTCTTTGGATAATACTACTAATTTGTCTTGGCAG CACCTTCACATGTGCCTATATTGCTCTTCAACTTTTCAGTCTCTCGTCTCAAGATCCCGTCTACCTTATTCTTTTCCGCAGTCGCAACAG GACAGAAAACGGGTATGAAGGAACGTCTCAAACTGAGAGCATTGTCGATTGA
- the LOC107867612 gene encoding uncharacterized protein LOC107867612 isoform X5: MVAASLAIALKTLFAVLGCLVTATVVYTVATDGLPFRKELLTPITTCGYIVLQLLKLSTQESLQDPIYSVLLRHQKKTETEQQRKCSLLTARILSLALGCLMLGTLIYTIVTDGSPFRRDVFTPWLSATIIDFYVSVVALSVWIAYKESSWPSAALWIILLICLGSTFTCAYIALQLFSLSSQDPVYLILFRSRNRTENGYEGTSQTESIVD; the protein is encoded by the exons ATGGTAGCAGCATCATTAGCAATTGCCTTAAAGACTCTCTTCGCGGTATTGGGATGTTTAGTTACAGCGACAgtagtctacaccgtcgccactGATGGCCTCCCTTTCCGCAAAGAACTTCTCACCCC CATTACTACATGCGGCTACATCGTATTGCAATTGCTAAAGCTTTCAACTCAGGAATCTTTACAGGATCCAATTTACTCCGTCTTATTACGACACCAGAAAAA GACTGAAACAGAACAACAGAGGAAGTGTTCTCTTTTAACTGCAAGAATTCTATCTCTGGCTTTGGGCTGTCTGATGCTAGGGACATTGATTTACACCATTGTAACTGATGGTTCTCCATTTCGCAGAGATGTTTTTACTCC GTGGCTGTCAGCAACAATAATTGATTTCTATGTCAGTGTTGTGGCTCTATCA GTTTGGATTGCATATAAGGAATCAAGTTGGCCGAGTGCAGCTCTTTGGATAATACTACTAATTTGTCTTGGCAG CACCTTCACATGTGCCTATATTGCTCTTCAACTTTTCAGTCTCTCGTCTCAAGATCCCGTCTACCTTATTCTTTTCCGCAGTCGCAACAG GACAGAAAACGGGTATGAAGGAACGTCTCAAACTGAGAGCATTGTCGATTGA
- the LOC107867612 gene encoding uncharacterized protein LOC107867612 isoform X4, translated as MVAASLAIALKTLFAVLGCLVTATVVYTVATDGLPFRKELLTPWMAATLIDFYIHVFIIGSWVVYKESYWITAILWAVLLVCLGSITTCGYIVLQLLKLSTQESLQDPIYSVLLRHQKKTETEQQRKCSLLTARILSLALGCLMLGTLIYTIVTDGSPFRRDVFTPWLSATIIDFYVSVVALSVWIAYKESSWPSAALWIILLICLGSLSSQDPVYLILFRSRNRKRV; from the exons ATGGTAGCAGCATCATTAGCAATTGCCTTAAAGACTCTCTTCGCGGTATTGGGATGTTTAGTTACAGCGACAgtagtctacaccgtcgccactGATGGCCTCCCTTTCCGCAAAGAACTTCTCACCCC GTGGATGGCAGCAACCCTGATAGATTTCTACATACATGTGTTTATAATAGGG TCGTGGGTTGTCTACAAGGAATCCTACTGGATTACTGCAATACTTTGGGCGGTCTTGCTAGTATGTTTAGGAAG CATTACTACATGCGGCTACATCGTATTGCAATTGCTAAAGCTTTCAACTCAGGAATCTTTACAGGATCCAATTTACTCCGTCTTATTACGACACCAGAAAAA GACTGAAACAGAACAACAGAGGAAGTGTTCTCTTTTAACTGCAAGAATTCTATCTCTGGCTTTGGGCTGTCTGATGCTAGGGACATTGATTTACACCATTGTAACTGATGGTTCTCCATTTCGCAGAGATGTTTTTACTCC GTGGCTGTCAGCAACAATAATTGATTTCTATGTCAGTGTTGTGGCTCTATCA GTTTGGATTGCATATAAGGAATCAAGTTGGCCGAGTGCAGCTCTTTGGATAATACTACTAATTTGTCTTGGCAG TCTCTCGTCTCAAGATCCCGTCTACCTTATTCTTTTCCGCAGTCGCAACAG AAAACGGGTATGA